A single region of the Acidithiobacillus acidisediminis genome encodes:
- a CDS encoding D-alanyl-D-alanine carboxypeptidase family protein, translating into MLRMRTFTVSLLLAPVLWFAAVSAHAVTPTPQLPIPPAPSLPNVASYVVLDYQTGQVVASKDPDLRRAPASLTKLMTAYLTYQAIAGGSLRLDESVPVTQTAWKTGGSRMFLQPQLPVTVDQLLHGLLIDSGNDAAVALAENVGGSQSAFVTLMNDAAARLQLHSTHYSNVDGLPDDNLYTTAADVSRLSRDLIQQYPQVLQITKLQSYTYNKITQRSWNPVLFRDPSVDGLKTGLTDASGHCIDATALRNGRRLIAVEMGAPSWSSGTDAIEALLNYGYRFYQNRELYPAGKQVGMASHTDWSPMQVPVKVAQAVVVTIPRNREGDIQTRVLWDPKVQPPFAQGAVLGQLELSIDGKVLRNVPVIATERVRKASWLDRLWHRVRAAI; encoded by the coding sequence ATGCTCCGTATGCGTACTTTCACTGTCTCTCTTCTTCTTGCCCCCGTACTCTGGTTCGCCGCTGTATCGGCGCACGCGGTCACCCCAACGCCACAATTGCCTATTCCTCCCGCACCCAGCTTGCCCAATGTGGCAAGCTACGTCGTGCTCGATTACCAAACGGGGCAGGTAGTTGCTTCCAAGGACCCCGATCTGCGCCGCGCTCCCGCCAGCCTGACCAAGCTCATGACGGCCTATTTGACCTATCAAGCAATCGCCGGTGGCAGCCTACGCTTGGATGAATCCGTCCCGGTCACACAGACGGCCTGGAAGACCGGCGGCTCGCGGATGTTTTTGCAACCGCAGCTACCGGTCACGGTAGACCAATTGCTCCACGGACTGCTGATCGACTCCGGTAATGACGCGGCAGTCGCTCTCGCAGAGAACGTGGGAGGAAGCCAGAGCGCATTTGTTACCCTGATGAATGACGCGGCAGCCCGCCTGCAGCTGCACTCCACCCACTACAGCAATGTCGATGGTCTACCCGACGACAATCTGTACACTACCGCTGCGGATGTGTCTCGTCTTTCTCGCGACCTGATCCAACAGTATCCGCAGGTACTGCAAATCACCAAGCTGCAGTCCTATACCTACAATAAGATCACACAACGAAGCTGGAATCCGGTGCTATTCCGTGACCCTAGTGTCGACGGCCTGAAGACCGGGCTCACCGATGCGTCGGGGCACTGTATCGACGCCACTGCTCTGCGTAACGGCCGCCGCCTGATCGCCGTCGAAATGGGGGCACCGAGTTGGTCATCAGGCACCGATGCCATCGAGGCGCTCCTGAATTATGGCTACCGCTTCTATCAGAATCGAGAGCTCTATCCGGCAGGCAAACAAGTGGGCATGGCTTCCCACACAGATTGGTCACCCATGCAGGTGCCTGTCAAAGTAGCGCAAGCTGTCGTCGTGACCATTCCGCGCAATCGCGAGGGCGATATTCAGACGCGCGTGCTTTGGGACCCCAAGGTGCAGCCACCCTTTGCCCAGGGCGCCGTGCTCGGTCAATTGGAACTGAGCATAGACGGTAAAGTTCTGCGCAATGTACCGGTCATTGCCACAGAGAGGGTGCGCAAGGCGTCCTGGCTGGATCGGCTCTGGCACCGCGTGCGCGCCGCTATCTAG